The following nucleotide sequence is from Lathamus discolor isolate bLatDis1 chromosome Z, bLatDis1.hap1, whole genome shotgun sequence.
ggttgggaagaaccttaaagctcatctagttccaacccgtgGGttgggcaccttccactagaccgggttgctcaaagctctggtaaaaacacaaaaagtaagaatatgtatttttttaagcctttGAATTATTTTGCTATCTGGTAACTGAAGTTGATCAAGTGAGACACTTCAGaaattttaccttttccttCCACATGTACTTCTCAGAGGCTGAAGTGGGTTTTTCAGCTCACTGATTCTGGAAGTTTGCTGATGTTTATAGCCACAAAATAGCCACTGGTACAGAAATACAAGTAAAAAGGTGTCTCCTCCAGAAAATTACAGATGCCATAGAAATCAGATATGCCACTCGCTCTCAGGAGGGAGTGGAATTCCTCTTTAAACTTAAGTAACATGATTCTTTCACCACTTAGCAGCATCAAGTAAATTCCTGCGCACTAATACTTGAAGCAATGAAGTGAAAGCAACTGCTGGAAAAAACaaccagcaaacaaacaaacaaaaagcccaactcCGTCCAAGAAATCAGATTTTAGAAGCTTAGAAAATTCAGAATTCCTCAAGTGCTCATAAAAGAATTCCAGTGTTTAATCAGAGTGCAAAGGGGATGCTGACCTGTACAACATTAGATTTGAGCCCCACACAATTCAAAGGATGgattaaatacagcaaatacaCTCATGAAGAGTCCAAATAACTGGACTTGTGGGAACAGCAGGACTACACCACAGGGTGCGTAtgcaaggaaaagagaaacttcAGTTTCATGTATTACTTTTTAGAAGTTGCATGTTGAAACCTGGAAAAGGTAAGTCACTAATGACAATTACTATAACTGCATTATACCAAGAAGCAATTACTGAATTATCAGAAGTTATTTTACCAAAAtgtctcattttattttaaggtgGGCCTCATCAGTGGAATCTGTATGATTGTTGGAACAATTATTGGCTCAGGCATCTTTGTTTCTCCAAAATCGGTACTTGCCAATGTGGGAGCTGTGGGTCCTTGTTTAACCATCTGGGCAGCCTGTGGAATTCTTGCAACTTTAGGTAAATGAGGAACTAAATCTTTGAGTAAATCTTTGAGTAAATCTTTGCATCTACTATTTCTGCATACTACTCTCATTTCACAAATCTGCCATTAGTACCCAGACCAAAGTAACATATCCTGGTAAGTGTACCAGTACTCAGCAAAGAGAAGTAAGGTATATGCTGTTTATAAAAGATAAATTGAGCTTTTTAAGACTGCAAAGCACATTTACAGTTAATTTTGAAAGCAAGTCTTAATTTTTCTTACTTGATCCACTAACTAATAAAGACAAGACTTTGCTACTTAAGCACAGACCGTGAGCTAGGTACTTCTGCCATTTTCCTTCTTGCGAATTTAATTCTGTTATCTGAAAGTATAGTGCCAAGCACCTCAAAATGCGCTTCAAAAAGATAACCAAAAAGGGAATTCCATGGGCACTCTGTCAGgtacacagcagagaaagatgCCAGCTAGAAATACCGCTCTACTCCAAAGCTTAGttgacattttaattaaaaattgtgCAGCAAGTCTATTTTTCCAAGTTTCCCAAAGGTAGGTCACATCCAGTGCAGCTGTCACTTAGATGCTTCTTATTGTGTTGGTTTCTTAAACAGAAATCGAATATAAAATCAGAATGTACTTTTTTTGTTGAAGTCTGTAACACCAATAGTAGTAAGTTCTGGTCTGTAACTTAATagtttcagtgtatttttttccagttgctcACAAGTAATtaggattttattttgcatatacAGTAAAACATACCAAAACATGAAGATGCATTGTATGTATCTATTTTTGCAACTTTTCTACCTATTAAGAAGTGataatttgtttcagaaagcatgTGAACTAAGCTGTAACACTTTCCTTGTCATTCAGGTGCACTTTGCTTTGCTGAGCTTGGTACAATGATCACAAAATCTGGGGGAGAATATCCTTACCTTATGGAGGCCTTCGGCCCAATTCCAgcgtttttgttttcttggacAAGCTTACTGGTCACCAAACCCAGCTCATTTGCAATCATTTGTCTCAGCTTTGCGGAATATGCATTAGCTCCTTTTTATCCCAGTTGTGATCCACCCCAAGTCGCCATCAAGTGTCTTGCAGCAGCTGCCATCGGTAAGATTTTAAGAGACAGGATACACCAGTGCCTGACTCAGAAAACTGGTTTTCCCCACAATTTTTAAAGTTATCCAAACATAGTATGTTAACCCCCTTGTATCAATAATAGCAGTATGGAAAAGTAGTAAAGTAAGGCGGGGAGGTAAAAGGGGGAAGGATTTAAGAAGcaacttttcttttaattctgacAAATTTAATACAGAAATTCATGAATATGTATTTCAGTGATAATTACAATAGTGAATTCACTGAGTGTGAAGCTGGGAAGCTATCTCCAGAATTTTCTCACGGCTGCTAAAATGATCATTGTCACAATCATTATTGTAAGTGGAATTGTTCTCCTTGCACAAGGTAATTAAACACACTACTTGCAAAAACTGTTTTAACTTCTGCTATGACGTTAAACGATTTCCCACAGACAGAGGTGGTGTAAAATAAACCTCTCTTTTCAGAGTTTTAGTTCCAGAGCTCTTGGGAACTACGGTATTTTCTTTTAGAGAAAGGCTGGGTGGGAAATGCAGCACTACAGATCAACTAATAAAAATTGGCATTAATTAAACTGCCAGAATGTTTCTTCATCTGGTGGGGAATTAAAGGAATTAATTTCAATACTGACCAGTAATCTGTGTCTTATttgcaggaaaaacagaaaattttaaagATTCTTACGTGGACAGTTCAGTTTCTTTTGGATCTATTGGTTTGGCATTTTATAATGGACTCTGGGCATATGATGGATGGTAAGGTATCTGTACTTAACGGTTACAGTTTAACATCCTATAACTGGTTTACTCTCCCTCTGTACAACTCAGATGAGATCTGAAAAAGTTAACATCTGACTTGTTATTAAGAATCTCTTAATGAATTCTgggaaaataacaaaaccccccaaaccctcaCGTTCCTGTTTATAAGGGAAAGAAACTATACTATATCCTGAAAGGAGCTGCTACTTTGTTGCTGAAGTACTTGAGATACTGTGGTAATAAgaatatatatagaatataaATAACTAATATAAAGTTTAATGCCACTATGTTAGGCCAAAGAGCCTTCCCAGAGCCCTGCAGCTTACTCATCAAATTCCATTTCTTGTGAAACGTAGTGGTGTCTGATTTGTACAGGATGACATTAAAAAAGGACAGAATTCACGAGGTTCAACttccaattctttttttttcttattttcatttggaaTTAATGTAAAAACATTGTCTTCTTCCCTGAGAAGCTTTCAGTGTTAATTCTCCACATCTGTTTATCTATTATCTACCATACTAGATTTAAGAAGACACATTTGAAAATATTCACATGTATGGATGAACTTAGGTTTACATTTATGCTctacaaaatacatttatatttagTACCCAGCAGAGTGCTTTCCAGAATTATTTTCATAGGGATAGACTTACTGGCAGGAATATTTAATCTCTACCACAATCCAGAAAACAATTTACACATTTCACTTCCTGCAACTAAAGGGAATGTCAGTTGGGCTCAGACTCTGTTGGCATAAATCTAGTATCATGATCTGATCCGTTAGTGCTATTCTTAAATATTCAAACTGTAAAGGCTTGCATACAGATCTGTATTTTGGAAGGCACTGAGAATATAACAACTCTTAACTTCCAGAAAAGCAAGTCCAATGTGGATGCTTtatactgaatttatttttaaatagatccCTCTTTCAGGTTCTATTCCCAACTCAGGCATTCAAGTCTGCTAATTCAGAAATTCACCTGTTTTAAGGTGACAGCGCAGCTGGTGCCTAACTAATTATTTCAGTATATATAGCTAGCAGGCACTGATGTTTGAAGAGCTGTCTCTTGAATTGTAAATACCAACTCCTCACACTTTCAGAAGTGGACAAGTAAAATTCTTGTTTTAATCTGGTCTACACGCTCTAggaaaaattagtattttgaaattataaTTCTGATTGGTGTAATCCTTATAAGGTTTTCACTCATTTTCTAGACATGACTCACTTCAGTCCTTGCAATGGGTATGCTTGtgctttcatttgaaaagaCTCGGATATTGCAAAGCTTTAGGTTCAAAGGCAGTCCTGTGATTTTGAGATAATGTCTGcaagtttttgttttgctcttctggAATTATTTTACTCAAGAACTAAGCCAATCTTATTTCAAAATCTCAAGAGATACTTGTAAAACTGTGAGGAGGAAAAGATAATGGAGGGAAAGATGGTGAATCAAGAGGTTGACATTTGGATAAGAAGCTCACATAGGTTATTGTCCTGCAGTTTTACCACtaaaaaaaagcccaccaaactaaacaaacaaacaaaccaaaacaaaaccaaacccttttAACTGCAAAGGTAAAAACCAGTAGCACAAGTAATGCCAGACTTCATAATGTATTAGCATTTCAACACCTGACTGCTAATAACATTGTATGAATGCTTCTCCTTCCAGGAATCAACTCAATTACATCACAGAAGAACTTAAAAATCCTTACAGGTAAAACCATGTAGGAAAGCAGTGTTTCTAATGACAAAAATTGAACACTATTATCTCTGTACAAGCAGGCATAtattttgccttgttttttaaagcaatggTTATTCAGTTTGAGCACTTAATAGACAAAGCTTCATaagtttgtaatttattttttttttaaagtcctgATTTCCATGGCTCTACaataaagaaatgtaaatacaCCTAAAGAGCATATGGGGAAAAGTAAGAGTCCACAGTTTACTATGACAACTCTACCAGTGATACAGCAATGCTGATGGAGTCTTACTTTTGCATCCTTTAGAAATCTACCGCTATCTATAATTATTGGAATCCCCTTGGTTACAGTTTGTTACGTTCTGATAAACATTTCATATTTCACCGTAATGACTTCAACAGAACTCCTGCAGTCCCAGGCAGTTGCTGTGGTAAGCCACTTTATTTTGTAATAGAGcatctggagaaggctgtgtgcaTTAAAGTcatgagcaaaaaaaggaacctgtaatttttctttatgaTACAGTCAATTTCTAAACTGTCAGTGTCCTCTTTATCCCCACCATCCACTGTCATTTCTTAATCTAAGAGTTATTTCAGCGATGCTTACAACAGTAGTTATGTCACatcccaaggaaaaaaaaaaaccaaacaaacagaaagaagcaaaagtaaTGCAGCCTGCAGCTAACATTTTCTGAGCACTGCAGCTCCCAGGTTGATTATCTTCCATAAGCACCAGaagatggaaggaaaaataacacaTGGCTGCTGCTTTACccttttcagtgtttccagtatttctgagaaaaaagcACATGCGAAAATGCCAGATCAAAGTTTGTCATGCTGGAGATGGCGGCAAGGAGTCCACAATAcacttctttggttttttttcttaacagagCTAAGAATTACCCTTTTGTATTACTACAAGACTATTACAGACAAAATTAAGGATGATAGAGATTTCTAAAACTCTTAATAGATGTATCTGTCTCTGCAGTTCCACTCAGTAAATTTTCTGTGGGACGTGGTTCTCACCTATTGAGATcatgcagcagcttttcctaGTATAAGTTTTTTGGGAAAATGGACAGTATGTCCCATGCATGCCAAATGCAGTGCAGCACACTGAAGTACATGAACTTAGAAATTCTTaagtatgttaaaaaaaaagttacaaagtTAAAAGAAGTTATAAAAATTCAGAACTTTGGTGCATCTCAACATCTTGTTTGCATCAAGAGGTACAGCAGTATATATATTGACTTAAAAGAACTTACAGTTTCAGTTAGGACTAAACTTGTCAGACTAACAACAAAATCAGAACTGCCACTGAGCAGCAGAAAGGCAAACAGCAGGAGTGCACAGTATAATGAGGTCTGCACATCTGAAAGTGGACTTCTTGCTTGGCACTGGTGTGTCCTACCACTGGACAAAGAAACACTGATGTTACTCTTAATGCTTGCACTGCTATAAAAGGTTAATCACCCTCAACTAAACCCAAAAACCTTTCAAAAGTTtgatttcaaatgcatttaCAGTACTTATATTAGCTCTACTCCATCCTGCAGTAGCAGCCCACATACCACAGCACAGGTGAAAACTGAAGTGAGCTGAGAGACCATTGCCTTTCACTGGTGCACCCACAAAGCCCAGGCTGACATGCTGTCGCTGCTAGTGTTAACTCCTTCCACAGAGGTTGAAAGAGCTCATGCACACGCGGCAATCTTCCTGTTCTGCAGGCATTCCCAAATCAAGTGTCTTGAATAGAATGTAGTGTTTCCTACAGTTGCTGCATCTCAAACACCATATAAAGTGCACTCCGTAAAGTGGCTCATGACTTAATACAGGTCTTCAACtgtcaaaacatttttaaaactataaAACTATACAACTGATGTTTTTAATGGTGACATAGATACTCATTTACTGTACTTCTGAAGAGGCTCCAACATTACTCAATATACCAAATGGTaaactgaaatgacaaaaatgattaattttaatCCCATATCCCAGACATTCGGAGATAGAGTCCTTTATCCAGCCTCTTGGATAGTTCCTCTCTTTGTGGCCTTTTCTACAATTGGATCTGCCAATGGGACCTGTTTTACTGCAGGCAGGTAAGCTCCCATcccaaatactttaaaatgggAATTTTTGAAGGATGGAAAGAGTTCTATACACGTATGTATCTACATGCAAAGATACAGGCATTCTTTTGATCCCTATGTAAAACATGTAATTAAAAAGTACCCGCAAATCTAACTATATTGTTtgattttcaaaaagaaactgGCTATGCAGgtttagaaaataagaaaataaggtCCCTTATTGCTTCCATTAATGTTTCCACTTAgtgtttaataaatatttaatgaatacCAGAGTGCTGTAAAGACCAGGTTTTCAACAGGTTGTCAATACAGCTTTTTGatataaagcaaattaaaaaatgaaatatttaaagggACACAGTAGCTAACATGttgttttacaaaataattttaatgtgcAAATTAATGATTCCGAAACTAGTTTGAAGTTCACTAATTTAATACTGTTTCTGAATCGGTTTCAAATTCACTGCTTTGTTTCACCAGTAACACTGGCTACTTCCCTTATTCCAGCCTCTGACATATTTTAGATTCCATTGCATATCAAGGGAAATACAGATGTATTTATAGTTGGGTGTAGTCACACAATAAAACATACCtgagtgtattttttttccaggaaggtGTTAAAAGTCTAGGTGTTACACTAACTAGATTgccttgtttttgttttgccagACTTGTTTATGTTGCAGGTCGTGAAGGGCACATGCTAAAGCTGCTATCTTACATTAGTGTCAAGCGTTTAACGCCAGCCCCTGCTATTATATTTTATgtaagtatgtattttttatgtacAGAAAACTTACCAACAAAATTTTCTAGGAATACACACTTCCACAATTTCTTACCTGCAGTCTTGACAAGTATCTTTGACTAACTAGATAAGAAAATTACTAAATATATATTAGGATAAAACCCCACTATGTACCCACCCCCAACTTCTTAACAGTTTCGTTGCAGAACtggattttaaaatcaaaatgtttaaGAATCCacagcatgaaaacaaattaaagaattaaatgaTTACTATTAAGGCAGTATTAATTTCACAGGATGCTAAAAAGCAAGCTATTACCACTGTATTTCCTCCCTGTAAGAATGCATTTACAACTCATAAAAATATACTCATTCTAAAGTAGATCTAgaatatcttttttattttacccatttcttttcaaagtaaaCCAAGATAAATTGAAAATTCAATTGCTCTGTTGACTCCCAGTAACCTTAATAACCTAAAAACGTATTTAGCATCTTCATTTACTCCAAGATATACAGTCAACAACAGAACAGACTAATGCATTCAAATTTTAAGTCTCGatttaaaatggaattaagattgtacacaaaaataaatactattatGTTAGCAGGATGTGGACAGTATCTTTATAGATGCGGCAATACACTTACACCCAAATGTTTAAGGAAAAGCATTCACAGATCATCACCTATACTCACATAAGTAAAATTCAGACTTCTTTTATAGTAGACTatactaatttttcttttcatttttaggggattattgctattatttatATTATCCCCGGTGACATTGACACACTCATAAATTACTTCAGTTTTGCAGTCTGGATATTTTACAGTTTAACTGTCCTTGCACTCATTGTTATGAGGTTTActagaaaggacctcaacagACCAGTCAAGGTAAGCTCAGCAttcaaaatagaatcatagaatcatagaatagttagggttggaaaggacctcaagatcatctagttccaacccacctgccatggacagggacacctctcactaaaccatccaacacaaggcttcatccaacctggccttgaacaccgccagggatggagcactcacaacctccctgggcaaccgattccagtgtctcaccaccctaacaggaaagaacttcttccttatatccaatctaaacttcccctgtttaagtttgaacccattaccccttgtcctgtcactacagtccctgacaaagagtccatccccagcatccctataggcccccttcagatactggaatgttttttcttccattcccagaaataataaaacatgACCTCAtccaaaatatttgcatatttaacAACATCCTTTTGCCAGGTTTTCAGGAATGGGAAATTATTAGTCAGCAGACTACCACTGAAGGAGTACCCAGACTAAGACCCCAGGTCATCTAACTTGAGTCAGGGCCCCAGATGcattaaaatgcacatttttacacttctgttTGCCATTTCGGCAAAGAGATCCTGGTCAACAACATAGAAGAAGAGTTCTCCCTATCCTTTTTGCTACTCTACTGCCCCATTTGATGCTAgaaatttgaaaaggaaaacatgcaTAAGGCaataaaattattcttcttCCATACATGAAACTTTTGTAAGAACAGCAAAAGAACAAGTAATTTTGTGCTTTATCTTGCAGATACCAATCATCATTCCAGTCGCAGTGACATTAGCTTCCATTTTACTGGTACTGGCACCAGTCATCAGTGCACCTGAACTGGCCTATTTgtactgtgttttatttataggTAGTGGACTTATAGTTTATGtactttttgttcattttaaattcAACTGGCCACAAAAAATATCAAGTAAGTATAACTCACATAGGCAGCTCCAAGTTCAAAACAGTACCGCTATGCTTTCGATTAACTGCTCTAATGAAGCTCATTAAATAGGCCATCCCATCTGAATCATGAGTGGGATGTGGAAAGGAGGGTGTATTTTACCCCTTCCTGTGGGAAAAAAGTGGTCTgacttgaagaaaaatgaaacttcatttataaaaaataaatacatatctTTAGTAGCATGAagaaactgacttaaaaggaacaGAATTATCTGTAGTTTGACTCtctgtattttgaaacattGGCTTTAGCCATTAACTAAGGATTAGCAGACATTCTCATGCCACAAAAGACCGCTTTGAGCTCAAGTTAGCAATTTCATTATACttactaaagaaaatattatttttggtCTTAAATGTTGTTAACAACAGTGCTGCTGAGTAAAGTGAAACCTTGCAAGAACCTGCTAGCGTGACCATTTATAAAATGGTTTTGTGTAATCTCAGGAGAAACTTTTTGTAATTATCCATGGAAAACCAGGATAAACAAATACTTCTGAGAGGGAAAGGGGAACCAGCTTAAAAGGGCAGAATTAGTTCTAAAGATTCAAAAAATATCCATCCCTGTCTCTCCTGCCCCCCactattattaaatattatataaGTATACAATTGGAAGCACTGTACCCTAATGCAAAGTCTAGAAATCCTAGAATATTGTAGCTTCAATCTTGTTTTTATTCCCCACCCCTTATATTTTGAGATATGAATACAGAAAAGACAGACAACTACTCAcaatgataatttttttcaggaaattttcttcagaaaatagtACAAGTCTGAATAGAAATACTGTTCTCATAAGCCTCTAATATAACTTTTCTCCCCTCAGAGCCCATCACTATGCACCTTCAGATGCTTTTGGAAGTTGTTCCAGCAGAGGAAGTTACTGAATAGtgtattttttatgttgtttttgaGTGGTTAAAGGAGATACACTTGAGTTTTGCACACGTTTATACTTTCTAAAATGGTGTTCATACTGGTGTATTGTTTTTGCAACACTTTAGTActtgaaaaatgttaaatacGCAAGAATAAAAGATTTGAGCCAGATTACAgtgtccagcagagctctttcCATTTTTCACTAGTATGTTATGGTATCTTGTTTTCTGCATTGACATTACTCAAAATAAACAAGGGGAATGTCTCAATTACGAAGATGGCAACTTACCAGCAGCATTGCCACGATGCTTTTGATCACACTGAAATTAGTGTCACATTCAACAGACTACAGAGGAAGGCCAGAAATAACGTAAACCAAGGCTAACTGTTCTCAGTTTTCTTAGACCAAACACCAGCTATCAAAAAACTGAAGACTGAGGAAGTGAGAATCAAATGAAAATGGGAAGCACAGTTGATAGGAAGaggctgattttatttttttaattaaaaaaattaccgTCAGCATGAACATGACTTTATAAAGGTAACTTCACCATCCTAGAAACACTATTTGGTAGctgatgaaaaaatacaaaaatactacTACATTAACATACAGATTtaagcagcttttgctttccctgctgAGAAAAGTATAGACAGATTCTAGGTAACATTGCTCCTATATTCACTCTGTGCAAATGGATAAAGAATGGAATTTTATCAAGTCACTTATCAGTAGTTTGATGTAATTAATTTGTGAAAGACTTCATACTGAAAGCACGAGTCCATTCAACAATGTCTATGGACCATCATCCCATTAAGGGACAAgtcaaagaacaacaaaaacttGTGAAGGAAAATACCCAGCCCCATCGCTCTGTTTTTCACTTAGGTGATTTGACAAGTCTGTCTGCGTCCCAACACAGAGCAAGACCAAAACAGTTACATTAGCAATTTCCCCAAGTAATTCTACAACAATTACAGCTTTCCAAGTACCTGTACACAGGAGAAGGTTGTAATTGAGCTCAGTAGTCATCAGGTTCCTCCAAcagcactgtttttttttttttttaaaccatacATTAACAATTACAACTTTTTGTGTCACATGGTGGTATTCCACTGGCATCAACAATATTAAGTATTCTTAAAGATGCAGCTTTATTATATGCTAATATTAGAAAAATTGTCAGcacaagtaaaaaaataaactgtcattttagtgcgaggtgtccctgcccatggcaggggggttggaactggatgatcttaaggtcctttccaaccctaactattttatgattctataaatgtaTTGATACAgcctttcttctgttcttgaAGTAAAGGCTTCCCAATGTTTCAGGCTTCTTTAAATGAGCACGTAAATTCTCATCTCTATTCTAAATCACCATATAGTTACATCAGGGAAAACAACATGCTTTAAGAATCTAAAGATGCAAAGAGATCAATACCAGAttaatttattatatatttcttttacatGACTACTTTACTGCAAGATGCTCTGCATGTGCACAAATCTAACAGTGACAATTATTTACTGGAAGATGGTATATAAACAGGCAAAGCCTTAGGCTAAACAGACAAGATTTTATTGTTCATTTGCACAGTAGAAAAGAGTTTCAGATAAATTCAGAGGGAATGAAGTAAGAGCATTTGTAAGAAATCAAAATGTCAAACATACTAAATCTACTGTCAGAGAAGCTTTGCAGCAGTTAGTTACTATAGTGAACTTCACTGTACAATCTTTGATACCAAGTCAACTTGTTTCCAATGAAGTAACAAAAACTGCTGTTGGAGTTGCAGCATAATTTCTTCATGCAGAACTGACAAATGTGATGATTGCCAACAAGCTGATATATATGAATAGGATGAATATAGTAGAAACAACTGACATACTCAAGATTGTAGAAACTTTGAAAACTTTGAAAAATTACTAACTACAGCTAACATAGCAAATTCACTCAAAGTAAACCAGAAGCTCTGTAATTACTAATAAATTCAACCCAAGTAAATTCAATTACTAATAAGTTCAACCAATTTTTTTAGATTTTACTGTTTAGACAGCACACTTACATTAAAGCCAACGATTTTAAAGTGAAGGCACCAGAACACATACGTAATGTTCTTCTAAGGAGTATTTCTTTAGGTTCTCAGAGCCCAGAGGTAAGGAGTTTATTCACTAGTTTCCTCCTAAAATTAAGGACAGTTCTGCAACCTGTATGTTTAGTTTTATCAATTTTACTGGAAATATTCATGCAAGCAACTGTTTTGAAGAATAATTCTTATCAGAGGAAGAAGACCTGTATCCAAATTAGTCATCACTTTCTGTTCCACTGACTTCTGAAGAGTCAACCAAGTCTTCTGATACTGCATCAGTGCAATACATTTTTTTAGTACCTAGAAGTAATTATCAAAGTGTAACAtttacaaagcaagaaaaaatttaaaaacttcaaaacaaataTGTAGTAGtattaaaaaccccaccaaaacagTAAAATCAAACTTTAAACTACAAACTAGGCCAAACCACTAAAAACTACTTTAAACTGCTTCTGCTATTCTGACAGAAAATTACTCTGCTGTCTACAGTTTGCTATTAGTGGTCCTCTCATCTGTTTTCAGAGAGTTTGAGCAAGTGAACTGTCATATatatctgaaataaaagaatatttgaGATAAAACCTATGAAGAAACAAGGATGCTAATCATCTCATGCATTATAAACACCAACTCATTCATTCCTTACCACCTGGAAAAGGGCTATCATCTTCACAATCTTCCCAGTGTTCAAAATCAAGAGACACGTGATTATTCTGTTGACAAAAACATTGTTTGAAATACTTGCATTGGCACACAGTGAATACGTTCAGAATACACAGTAACTCTCAAGTTAACTTCCACTTCACCTTGTTCTTCAGTAATTTGCACCATGATCCTTTTTGCTCTTTCACAAGAATAATAACAACCTCTTTATCCTTTATCACACATGTAGACTTTTCTGCAAGTATACGCTGATACAGCTCCATGTCAGCCAAATAAAATTTGTCTCCTGAACAAGCACTACATCataaaaaaaggtttaaaaaaattaaatgcaagctGACAGTAAAACATTTTGTAATTATACTAGATTTGTTAAACCTACCTGAAAATCACCTTCTCTTTAGAGAACTCACATTTATGGTCAGCTACACTTGCTATTTCTACCTTCACTGTAACTGTCTCTTCATTTTGAAACCACTTTATTTGTGGATGAAAgctaaaataaagaaagaataattggattttttttttccaaaatagaaaaaaaaacccaagtttCAGAGAAGCTGTTTTGCATAAGCTAGAATTTTCCCATTAGGTTACAAGCAGCTAGCTGATTTTCA
It contains:
- the SLC7A9 gene encoding B(0,+)-type amino acid transporter 1 isoform X2; this encodes MGEESLKKRKGEDNKKEDGQSIQSHEPQTMNLQKEVGLISGICMIVGTIIGSGIFVSPKSVLANVGAVGPCLTIWAACGILATLGALCFAELGTMITKSGGEYPYLMEAFGPIPAFLFSWTSLLVTKPSSFAIICLSFAEYALAPFYPSCDPPQVAIKCLAAAAIGKTENFKDSYVDSSVSFGSIGLAFYNGLWAYDGWNQLNYITEELKNPYRNLPLSIIIGIPLVTVCYVLINISYFTVMTSTELLQSQAVAVTFGDRVLYPASWIVPLFVAFSTIGSANGTCFTAGRLVYVAGREGHMLKLLSYISVKRLTPAPAIIFYGIIAIIYIIPGDIDTLINYFSFAVWIFYSLTVLALIVMRFTRKDLNRPVKIPIIIPVAVTLASILLVLAPVISAPELAYLYCVLFIGSGLIVYVLFVHFKFNWPQKISKPITMHLQMLLEVVPAEEVTE
- the SLC7A9 gene encoding B(0,+)-type amino acid transporter 1 isoform X1 yields the protein MGEESLKKRKGEDNKKEDGQSIQSHEPQTMNLQKEVGLISGICMIVGTIIGSGIFVSPKSVLANVGAVGPCLTIWAACGILATLGALCFAELGTMITKSGGEYPYLMEAFGPIPAFLFSWTSLLVTKPSSFAIICLSFAEYALAPFYPSCDPPQVAIKCLAAAAIVIITIVNSLSVKLGSYLQNFLTAAKMIIVTIIIVSGIVLLAQGKTENFKDSYVDSSVSFGSIGLAFYNGLWAYDGWNQLNYITEELKNPYRNLPLSIIIGIPLVTVCYVLINISYFTVMTSTELLQSQAVAVTFGDRVLYPASWIVPLFVAFSTIGSANGTCFTAGRLVYVAGREGHMLKLLSYISVKRLTPAPAIIFYGIIAIIYIIPGDIDTLINYFSFAVWIFYSLTVLALIVMRFTRKDLNRPVKIPIIIPVAVTLASILLVLAPVISAPELAYLYCVLFIGSGLIVYVLFVHFKFNWPQKISKPITMHLQMLLEVVPAEEVTE